The Ornithinimicrobium faecis region GCGGCCTACGAGGCCAGCCGCAAGGCCCTCGGCCTGGATGCCCTGGACCTCTATCTCATCCACTGGCCCTACCCGAGTGCCGACAAGTATGTCGAGACCTGGAAGTCCTTCGAGAAGTTGTATGAGGAGGGCGCAGTCCGTGCGATCGGCGTCTCCAACTTCCTCCCGCAGTTCCTGGAGCGGCTCCTGGCCGAGAGTGACATCGTGCCCGCGGTCAACCAGATCGAGATCCACCCGACCTTCCAGCAGCCGGGGACGCAGGACGCCAGCCGTGCGGCCGGCATCGCGGTCGAGGCCTATTCACCGCTGGGCCAGGGCAAGGACCTCGACGCGGCCGCCGTGACCGGAGTCGCCGAGCGCCTGGGCGTCACGCCCGCGCAGGTCGTGCTGCGCTGGCACGTCCAGCAGGGCACCATCGTGATCCCCAAGTCGGTGACCCCGGAGCGCATCGTCAGCAACCTGGACCTGTTCTCGTTTGAGCTCACCGATGAGGACATGGGTGCCATCAGCGCGCTGGACACCGATGAGCACATCGGTGCCGACCCGGCGACCGCAGCCTTCACGCAGGTCCGCAACTGACGGCATACAGACTGTGCGCGCAGCGCGGCCCGGGACCACACCGGTCCCGGGCCGCGCCGTGTCACTGGCTCTCAGCCGCCGCAGCCGTGCCCAGGCGTGATCCGATCGAACCGGTCGGTCGTCCACCCCAGCAGGTCATCGATGAGGTCCGACTCGGGCTCGACGAGTGAGAGATGGTCGCGGTCTGGATACGTGCGGTAGTCAGGTGACTGCCCTGCGGAACACAACCGGTCGGCATACGCCTGCTGATCGGCGGGTTGGATGAGGGTGTCCGCCTCGCCCTGGGCGATGAGGACCGGGACCTGGAAGGGCTCGGTGGGGACGTTTTCCGCCAGCGCCTCGCCGAGTGCTCCGTGGGTCGGGGGCGTGGCATAGACGGACTGGTCGCGGGCCAGGGACAGCACGGAGACCAGGGAGGCCAGGATGCTCGGCTCGGCCAGGCACCGGTCGGACATCTCGCGCACGAGGGTCTGCGCCGGGGGGATGACCTGCTCCTCCAGCGTGATGGTGGGGTAGTGGGCCGCATAGGCGGCGATCACATAGGAGGCGAACAGCTCGCCGCCGCTGACCGTGGGCAGGCTCTGCGCCAGGGCGGTCACGTCGGCGGCGGGGGCCATCGCCGCGATGCCGAGCAGGTCGAGGTCGGGTGCGTAGGAGGGAGCGAGTTGGCCCGTCCACAGCGCCGCGTGCCCACCCTGGGAGTGCCCCCAGACCACGGTGTCTGGGGCCAGATCGGCGTCGGTGAGCTGCTGAGCTGCCCGTATGCCGTCCAGCACCGAGTGTCCTTCGCCTGCCCCGATGAGATAGGGATGGGGGCCGGGGGTGCCGAGCCCGGTGTAGTCGGTGGCCACCAGTGCCCAGCCCTGCTCGACCACGCGGTCCAGGGCCGGCATCGCGCCGGCCTCGAACGGGTGGGTCAGCAGGGACGGGGCGCACTGGGTGGCGAACCCCGTCGTGCCGTGTGCCCAGGCGATCACCGGGGCCGGGCCGTCGGCATCCTCAGGGGTGAGCACGAGGCCACTGGCGGTGGCGGGTGAACCGTCCGCAGCCGTGGTCGTGTAGAGGATGCGCCACCCGGTGGCCCCCGCGGGCACGTCGCGGGTGAACGGCTCACTGCGCAGCAGGACCCCGGGCTCGTCCGGCAGGTCGCCAGGCGTGGCATAGAAGGCGTCAACGGCCGGGGCGCTGGTGCGGGCCTGATAGCCGAGGGTCCCGGCGCCGACCGCCAGCAGGAGCGCGAGGGCGCTGCCGGTGAGGCGCACCCAGGCACGGCGCGGTCTGGCACTGGCGCCGGCCCTTGCAGGTTGGGCTCTGGCGGGTTGGGTTCTGGCGGGTTGGGCTCTGGCCAGGCCACGACCGATGAGGTGCACTCCGACCACCACGAGACGCACGGCAAAGATCACGGCCGCCGCCAGCAGGGTCAGGTCCGGCCAGCGCAGCCCGAGGAGACCGATCAGGATCTCCGCGCCGGCGAGCAAACCCCCGGCGATCCGGTCGACACCGTCTCTGCTGTCGACACCGCGGGCCACCCCGCCGTCGACACCGCGGGCCGCCCCGCTGTCGACTCCGCGGGCCGCGATCCACAGCCGGCGTGAGCCGGAGATGACCAGGGCGGCGCCGACTGCCCAGGCCAGCAGGTCGAAGTCATGACGCAGCCAGAGCAGGATGAGCACCCCCAGCACGATCGCGCCCCAGGCGCGAGCGGTCTCCCAGGCGCGAGCGGTCTCCCAGGCGCGAGCGGTGTCCCCGGCGCCACTGCTGTCTCGGCGGTCGAGCAGTGCTGCTGCCCCCAGCGCGACCAACGCGAGGCCGACATACAGCCCCAGGGCCTGCAGCGACGTCAGTGGGCGGGTCGCGAGCAGGACGCCCACGCCGACTGCGAGACACCCGAGCAGGAGCAGTGCCCACCGCGGCAGCGATCGCTGGAGGGTGGTCCACCTGTGGTGTCCGCCAGATCGCGAGGCCATGGCATTCCGTTCCGGCTGGAGCCGCGTGGCGCGGCCGACTGGTCCGCAGCGTAGTGGAGGCCGACAGCAGGCGCTGAAGTCGCGCGACGCCGGGCCCTGTCGGTGCGGGGTGCAACACTTCACGAGTTGGCCCACCCACGACGCTGGTCCGGCCGGAGCGAGTCAGAAAAAGCCGATGAGTTTCGGACCCAGGCGCTGTCTAATTGAGGGCTGGGACGAGAACCGAGGGAGTGC contains the following coding sequences:
- a CDS encoding lipase family protein — protein: MASRSGGHHRWTTLQRSLPRWALLLLGCLAVGVGVLLATRPLTSLQALGLYVGLALVALGAAALLDRRDSSGAGDTARAWETARAWETARAWGAIVLGVLILLWLRHDFDLLAWAVGAALVISGSRRLWIAARGVDSGAARGVDGGVARGVDSRDGVDRIAGGLLAGAEILIGLLGLRWPDLTLLAAAVIFAVRLVVVGVHLIGRGLARAQPARTQPARAQPARAGASARPRRAWVRLTGSALALLLAVGAGTLGYQARTSAPAVDAFYATPGDLPDEPGVLLRSEPFTRDVPAGATGWRILYTTTAADGSPATASGLVLTPEDADGPAPVIAWAHGTTGFATQCAPSLLTHPFEAGAMPALDRVVEQGWALVATDYTGLGTPGPHPYLIGAGEGHSVLDGIRAAQQLTDADLAPDTVVWGHSQGGHAALWTGQLAPSYAPDLDLLGIAAMAPAADVTALAQSLPTVSGGELFASYVIAAYAAHYPTITLEEQVIPPAQTLVREMSDRCLAEPSILASLVSVLSLARDQSVYATPPTHGALGEALAENVPTEPFQVPVLIAQGEADTLIQPADQQAYADRLCSAGQSPDYRTYPDRDHLSLVEPESDLIDDLLGWTTDRFDRITPGHGCGG
- a CDS encoding aldo/keto reductase; protein product: MTNSSIPNIELNNGVTIPQVGYGVFQVPEDQTQRNVEAALAAGYRHIDTAAAYYNEAGVGAAIKASGLPREDIFVTTKLRNGDQGAESALAAYEASRKALGLDALDLYLIHWPYPSADKYVETWKSFEKLYEEGAVRAIGVSNFLPQFLERLLAESDIVPAVNQIEIHPTFQQPGTQDASRAAGIAVEAYSPLGQGKDLDAAAVTGVAERLGVTPAQVVLRWHVQQGTIVIPKSVTPERIVSNLDLFSFELTDEDMGAISALDTDEHIGADPATAAFTQVRN